A window from Branchiostoma lanceolatum isolate klBraLanc5 chromosome 9, klBraLanc5.hap2, whole genome shotgun sequence encodes these proteins:
- the LOC136441744 gene encoding tyrosine-protein phosphatase non-receptor type 5-like, with product MGMEQIQNESIVDPLLYFTRIRQDRGGSVQTLAQYIFIHQVLLLYFERKRSELAMQPDLTRLSMSTMSQGASSLTQLTAML from the exons ATGGGCATGGAGCAG ATTCAGAATGAGAGCATTGTGGACCCCCTCCTGTACTTCACCAGGATCCGTCAGGACCGCGGGGGCTCTGTCCAGACTCTG GCACAGTACATCTTCATCCACCAGGTGCTGCTGCTGTACTTTGAGCGGAAGCGCAGCGAGCTGGCCATGCAGCCCGACCTGACCCGCCTGTCCATGAGCACCATGTCCCAGGGCGCCAGCTCGCTTACACAGCTCACAGCCATGCTCTAA